A single window of Nicotiana tomentosiformis chromosome 1, ASM39032v3, whole genome shotgun sequence DNA harbors:
- the LOC104093469 gene encoding chloroplast stem-loop binding protein of 41 kDa a, chloroplastic: MATLVSSSSLLHSSSSFNSSSSTSLISTVSRFSLKLSSSFSSLSSSLSISPSFLAYPTTNSTRFSISQYFTVQASAAEKKKVLIVNTNSGGHAVIGFYFAKELLGSGHDVTILTVGEESSDKMKKTPFNRFSEITGAGGRTVWGDPADVGKILEGEVFDAVLDNNGKDLDAVRPVADWAKSSGAKQFLFISSAGIYKSTDEPPHVEGDAVKADAGHVGVEKYISEIFDSWASFRPQYMIGSGNNKDCEEWFFDRIVRGRPVPIPGSGMQLTNIAHVRDLSSMLTAAVQNPAAASGHIFNCVSDRAVTLDGMAKLCAKAAGLSVEIVHYDPKAVGVDAKKAFPFRNMHFYSEPRAAKEILGWSATTNLPEDLKERYDEYVKIGRDKKQMKFELDDKILEALKVPVAA; encoded by the exons ATGGCTACTCTTGTTTCTTCGTCCTCTCTtctccattcttcttcttctttcaactCTTCTTCTTCAACTTCATTAATCTCCACTGTTTCACGCTTCTCTCTTaaactttcttcttctttttcttctctgtCTTCTTCTCTTTCGATTTCACCATCTTTCCTTGCATACCCAACAACTAATTCTACGCGGTTTTCTATCTCCCAGTACTTCACTGTCCAGGCAAGTGCAGCTGAGAAGAAGAAGGTGCTTATTGTTAATACAAACAGCGGTGGTCATGCAGTCATTGGATTCTACTTTGCTAAAGAATTGCTGGGTTCTGGTCATGATGTTACCATTCTTACTGTTGGAGAAGAGAGCTCTGATAAGATGAAGAAAACTCCTTTCAACAGATTCTCA GAAATTACCGGTGCTGGTGGTCGAACAGTATGGGGTGATCCCGCAGATGTTGGGAAGATTTTAGAGGGGGAAGTATTTGATGCTGTTTTGGACAACAACGGTAAAGACTTGGATGCTGTAAG GCCTGTGGCTGACTGGGCCAAGAGTTCAGGTGCGAAGCAATTTTTGTTTATCAGCAGCGCTGGAATTTACAAGTCAACTGATGAGCCTCCTCATGTTGAAGGG GATGCTGTGAAAGCTGATGCTGGCCATGTGGGAGTCGAGAAATACATCTCCGAGATATTTGATAGTTGGGCAAGCTTCCGTCCCCAGTATATGATTGGCTCTGGCAATAACAAGGATTGTGAGGAATGGTTCTTTGATC GTATTGTTCGTGGACGACCAgttccaatacctggatctggaATGCAGCTAACCAACATAGCACATGTCAGGGACTTGTCATCCATGCTTACTGCGGCTGTCCAGAATCCAGCTGCTGCTAGCGGTCACATCTTCAACTGTGTTAGTGACCGTGCTGTGACATTGGATGGAATGGCCAAATTATGCGCTAAAGCTGCTGGACTCTCTGTTGAGATTGTGCATTATGATCCCAAAGCAGTGGGAGTTGATGCAAAAAAAGCTTTCCCTTTCCGCAACATG CATTTCTATTCTGAGCCTAGAGCTGCGAAGGAGATTCTGGGATGGAGTGCTACGACTAACCTACCGGAAGATTTGAAGGAGCGATATGATGAGTACGTGAAGATTGGCAGAGATAAGAAACAAATGAAGTTTGAACTAGACGATAAGATACTAGAAGCTCTAAAAGTACCAGTTGCTGCTTGA
- the LOC104093470 gene encoding RAN GTPase-activating protein 1 — translation MDSAGFSMKLWPPSLSTRLMLVEKMTKNLITPSILSRKYGLLSKEEAEEDAKQIEAVAFASANQHFDKEPDGDGSSAVQLYAKESSRLMLEVIKRGPQTKEESAEGVIPEKVKASDETTVFDISKGRRDFINAEEADELLKPLSEPGNNYKRICFSNRSFGVDAAKIAGPILSSLKDQLTEVDLSDFIAGRPEEEALEVMEIFSSALGACDLRYLNLSNNALGEKGVRAFGALLKSQRNLEELYLMNDGISEEAAQAVCELIPSTDKLCILHFHNNMTGDEGALAISELVKHSPALEDFRCSSTRVGSEGGIALSQALGECRNLKKLDLRDNMFGVEAGIALSKVLSIFSDLTEIYLSYLNLEDEGSIALANVLKGSAPSLEVLEMDGNDITAKAAPALAACIAAKQFLTKLRLAENELKDEGAILIAKALEDGHGQLTELDMSTNAIRRAGARCLAQAVVSKPGFKVLNINGNFISDEGIDEVKDIFKNSLNVLGPLDENDPEGEDYDEEADEEADNEYELETRLKDLDIKQEE, via the coding sequence ATGGATTCTGCAGGATTCTCTATGAAGCTGTGGCCCCCAAGCTTAAGTACCAGACTTATGCTTGTGGAGAAAATGACCAAGAATCTTATTACTCCATCCATCCTATCCAGGAAATATGGCCTTTTGAGTAAAGAAGAAGCTGAGGAGGATGCCAAACAAATAGAAGCTGTGGCTTTTGCGTCTGCCAATCAACATTTTGATAAGGAGCCAGATGGAGATGGAAGTTCTGCGGTGCAACTTTATGCTAAGGAATCTAGTAGGCTTATGTTAGAAGTTATTAAAAGAGGCCCTCAGACAAAGGAGGAATCTGCAGAAGGTGTAATACCTGAGAAGGTTAAAGCATCTGATGAAACTACTGTTTTTGATATATCCAAAGGTAGACGGGATTTCATCAATGCAGAAGAGGCTGATGAGTTATTGAAACCACTAAGTGAACCGGGGAATAATTATAAAAGGATATGTTTCAGCAACAGAAGCTTTGGTGTGGATGCTGCTAAAATTGCAGGACCCATTTTGTCCTCTCTTAAAGATCAATTGACAGAAGTGGACCTTTCAGATTTCATAGCGGGTAGACCAGAGGAAGAAGCACTGGAAGTCATGGAAATCTTTTCTTCTGCTTTGGGTGCCTGTGACTTGAGGTATCTCAATCTTTCTAACAATGCTTTAGGTGAAAAGGGCGTAAGAGCTTTTGGGGCACTTTTGAAGTCACAACGGAACTTGGAGGAGCTCTATTTGATGAATGATGGCATCTCCGAGGAAGCAGCACAAGCAGTCTGCGAGCTAATTCCTTCAACCGATAAACTTTGTATCCTTCATTTTCACAATAACATGACAGGAGATGAGGGTGCACTTGCTATTTCTGAACTTGTGAAGCATTCTCCTGCATTGGAGGATTTCCGGTGTTCATCTACAAGGGTAGGATCTGAAGGTGGGATTGCTCTTTCACAAGCTCTTGGAGAATGTAGGAATTTAAAGAAACTTGATTTGCGTGACAACATGTTTGGTGTGGAAGCTGGAATTGCCTTGAGCAAAGTACTATCAATCTTTTCTGACTTAACTGAAATCTACCTTAGTTATCTGAATTTGGAGGATGAAGGGTCCATTGCTCTTGCTAATGTCCTCAAGGGATCTGCTCCATCCCTTGAGGTTTTGGAGATGGATGGAAATGATATCACAGCTAAAGCTGCTCCTGCTCTGGCAGCCTGTATAGCTGCAAAGCAATTTCTTACCAAGTTGAGGTTAGCAGAGAATGAATTGAAAGACGAGGGCGCTATCTTAATTGCAAAGGCATTGGAGGATGGTCATGGTCAATTAACTGAACTGGATATGAGTACCAATGCAATAAGAAGAGCTGGTGCCAGGTGCTTGGCACAAGCTGTTGTGAGCAAACCTGGGTTTAAGGTGCTGAACATCAATGGCAACTTCATATCTGATGAAGGAATTGATGAGGTTAAAGATATTTTTAAGAATTCACTTAATGTTCTTGGGCCTTTGGATGAAAATGATCCTGAAGGAGAAGATTATGATGAAGAGGCTGATGAAGAAGCAGATAATGAATACGAGTTGGAGACAAGGCTCAAGGATCTTGATATCAAGCAGGAAGAATAA